One Brassica napus cultivar Da-Ae chromosome C2, Da-Ae, whole genome shotgun sequence DNA window includes the following coding sequences:
- the LOC106428480 gene encoding phytosulfokine receptor 1-like: MRVHRLWVIVIFLTELLLCFRPSESQTPLTCHPRDLNALGDFITNLEPKPEDWLANDNCCSWTGITCNSSFTGRVTKLELGNKKLSGTLSESLGNLDQIKVLNLSRNFIKNSIPLSILTSPTLQTLDLSFNDLSGEIPQALNLPSLQSLDLSTNNFNGSLTRSIGNLSSLVRLDVSWNSFSGEIPDVFRELTRLKYLSAQTNRLSGGIPRSLASSRTLNLLNLRNNSLTGPLLLNCTAMVELNSLDLGTNRFNGRLPENLSVCKRLKNVNLARNGFRGEVPESFKDFQSLSYFSLSNSSLVNITSALRILQNCKNLTALVLTLNFNGEALPPDDASIVGFEKLKVLVVANCRLTGSVPRWLSSSRDLQLLDLSWNRLTGAIPSWIGDFNYLFYLDLSNNSFTGEIPKSLTQLQSLTSGSISLDEPSPDFPFFMKRNESARGLQYNQIVGFPPTIELGNNNLSGPIWEEFGDLKKLHVFDLKWNELSGSIPSSLSGMTSLELLDLSNNRLSGSIPGSLQNLTFLSKFSVAGNNLSGRIPSGGQFQTFPNSSFEFNNLCGERRFPCSGEASSAGTTYIKHSRRRSRGGEIGMAVGIAFGSVFLLTLLALIVLRARRRSGEVDPEIEEESMNRKEIEETGSKIVVLFQNNNDNALSYDDLLDSTDSFDQSNIIGCGGFGMVYKAVLPDGRKVAIKRLSGDCGQIEREFKAEVETLSRAQHPNLVLLQGFCFYNTDRLLIYSYMENGSLDYWLHERNDGPALLDWRTRVRIAQGAAKGLYYLHQACEPHILHRDIKSSNILLDENFDSHLADFGLARLMNPYETHVSTDLVGTLGYIPPEYGQASVATYKGDVYSFGVVLLELLTDRRPVDMCKPKGGRDLISWVVRMKSEGRASEVFDPFIHGKENEKEMVRVLEIACLCLSGNPKQRPTTEQLVSWLDHV, from the coding sequence ATGCGTGTTCATCGCTTGTGGGTGATCGTCATCTTCCTCACAGAGCTACTACTATGCTTCCGCCCCTCGGAATCCCAGACCCCCCTCACGTGCCACCCACGTGACCTCAACGCCTTGGGCGACTTCATAACCAACCTCGAACCAAAACCAGAAGACTGGCTCGCCAACGACAATTGCTGCAGCTGGACCGGGATCACCTGCAACTCTTCCTTCACCGGAAGAGTCACAAAACTAGAACTCGGTAACAAAAAGCTGTCGGGCACCCTGTCGGAATCTCTAGGAAACCTCGACCAGATCAAAGTCCTCAACCTCTCACGGAACTTCATCAAAAACTCCATCCCTCTCTCCATCCTCACCTCGCCGACTCTACAAACCCTCGACTTGAGCTTCAACGATCTCTCCGGAGAGATCCCACAAGCCCTAAACCTACCGTCTCTGCAAAGCCTCGACCTTTCCACAAATAACTTCAACGGGTCCTTGACTCGTTCCATCGGTAACCTCTCTAGCCTCGTTCGTCTCGATGTCTCGTGGAACTCGTTTTCAGGTGAGATCCCTGACGTGTTCCGCGAGTTGACTCGGTTGAAGTATCTCTCAGCTCAGACGAACAGACTAAGCGGAGGGATACCTAGATCGTTAGCGAGTTCACGGACGTTAAATCTGCTTAACTTAAGGAACAACTCGTTAACGGGTCCGTTACTGTTGAACTGCACGGCGATGGTTGAGTTAAACTCTCTCGATTTAGGTACTAACCGGTTCAACGGCCGGTTACCTGAGAATCTTTCGGTTTGCAAACGGTTAAAGAACGTTAACCTGGCGCGAAACGGTTTCCGTGGAGAAGTCCCAGAGAGCTTCAAGGACTTCCAGAGCCTATCTTACTTCTCGTTATCCAACTCTAGCTTGGTTAACATCACGTCCGCGCTTAGGATACTTCAGAACTGTAAAAACTTAACGGCGCTTGTCCTCACGTTAAACTTTAACGGAGAGGCGTTACCTCCTGACGACGCGAGTATTGTTGGGTTCGAGAAGCTTAAAGTGCTCGTAGTTGCGAATTGTAGGCTAACCGGTTCGGTTCCGAGATGGTTAAGCTCGAGTAGGGATCTTCAGCTGCTGGATCTCTCTTGGAACCGGTTAACCGGAGCTATACCGAGCTGGATTGGTGATTTCAATTATCTATTCTACTTGGATCTATCCAACAACTCGTTTACAGGAGAGATCCCAAAGAGCCTTACTCAACTCCAGAGTCTGACAAGTGGAAGCATCTCATTGGACGAACCGTCTCCTGACTTTCCTTTCTTCATGAAGAGGAACGAGAGCGCAAGAGGTTTACAGTACAATCAGATCGTTGGTTTCCCGCCAACTATTGAGCTTGGTAATAACAACCTCTCTGGACCTATCTGGGAGGAGTTTGGTGATTTGAAGAAGCTTCATGTGTTTGATCTGAAGTGGAATGAGTTGTCTGGTTCTATCCCTAGCTCGCTCTCTGGTATGACAAGCTTGGAGCTTCTTGATCTTTCTAACAACCGTCTCTCGGGATCCATCCCTGGTTCTTTGCAGAACCTGACATTTCTGTCTAAGTTTAGTGTCGCTGGTAACAATCTGTCTGGAAGGATACCTTCTGGTGGTCAGTTTCAGACGTTCCCAAACTCGAGTTTCGAGTTTAACAACCTCTGCGGGGAACGTAGGTTCCCCTGTTCCGGAGAAGCGAGTTCTGCCGGAACAACATATATCAAAcattcaagaagaagaagcagaggagGTGAGATTGGTATGGCTGTTGGGATCGCGTTCGGTTCGGTCTTCCTTCTCACTCTTTTAGCTTTGATCGTGTTGCGTGCGCGTAGACGGTCAGGGGAAGTTGATCCGGAGATAGAAGAAGAGAGCATGAACCGGAAAGAAATCGAAGAGACTGGTTCTAAGATTGTGGTGCTGTTTCAAAACAATAATGATAATGCTCTCTCCTATGATGATCTTTTGGACTCTACAGACAGCTTTGATCAATCCAACATTATCGGCTGCGGCGGGTTCGGTATGGTTTACAAAGCAGTGTTACCAGACGGGAGAAAAGTAGCGATCAAACGGTTATCAGGAGACTGCGGTCAGATCGAAAGAGAGTTCAAAGCAGAAGTTGAAACACTCTCGAGAGCGCAACATCCAAATCTTGTTCTACTCCAAGGGTTCTGTTTCTACAATACCGACCGGCTTTTGATCTATTCTTACATGGAGAACGGAAGCTTAGACTACTGGCTACACGAGCGCAACGACGGTCCAGCTTTGTTGGACTGGAGAACTCGGGTTCGAATCGCTCAGGGAGCTGCAAAGGGGTTGTATTACTTGCATCAAGCTTGTGAGCCTCATATATTGCACCGTGACATTAAGTCCAGCAACATTCTTCTAGACGAGAACTTTGATTCTCATTTAGCGGATTTTGGATTAGCTAGGCTTATGAATCCTTACGAGACGCATGTTAGTACTGATTTGGTTGGGACTTTGGGTTACATTCCTCCTGAATATGGACAAGCTTCGGTTGCTACTTATAAGGGTGATGTGTATAGCTTTGGAGTTGTGCTTCTTGAGCTTTTGACTGATAGAAGACCGGTGGATATGTGTAAACCCAAGGGAGGGAGGGATTTGATCTCGTGGGTTGTTAGGATGAAGAGTGAGGGTCGAGCTAGTGAGGTTTTTGATCCGTTCATTCATGGTAAAGAGAATGAGAAAGAGATGGTTAGGGTTCTTGAGATTGCTTGTTTGTGTTTGAGTGGAAACCCTAAACAGAGACCAACGACTGAACAGTTGGTCTCTTGGCTTGATCATGTCTAG
- the LOC106428473 gene encoding F-box protein PP2-B1, protein MEQTQDLKCGGGISRNDAIVSVGATTSRFDTLPEDCISMVIFHTTPRDACVVASVSRTVKSAAESDLVWEKFLPPEYSSLALPPSLDCSSKKKIYLSLADDPVLIDEGKKSFWLEKSTGKKCYMLSAMDLKITWSDSPAYWQWVTVPESKFEKVAELCNVCWFEIRGKISVRMLSKGTRYSVYLVFKRASSRSYGFDHTPIEAEVGFAGKEVRKTFVFLEPSDTDPRSGYGYSGVSLAAVSRAFRTRRPWMRFPREEVEGERESGGNVEEPKERGDKWSEVKLGSFYINDGGCDDGDEIEVAIMETRMGQWKSGLLFQGIEIRPVKEEEVTK, encoded by the exons ATGGAGCAAACTCAAGATTTGAAATGCGGCGGAGGAATTAGCCGGAACGACGCGATTGTTTCTGTAGGAGCGACGACGTCGCGGTTCGATACTTTGCCGGAAGATTGTATCTCGATGGTGATTTTTCATACCACACCACGAGATGCTTGCGTCGTGGCTTCGGTTTCGAGAACAGTTAAGTCGGCGGCTGAGTCCGATTTGGTCTGGGAGAAGTTTCTTCCGCCGGAGTACTCGTCTCTTGCTCTTCCTCCGTCGCTGGATTGCTCgtcgaagaagaagatctaTCTCTCTCTCGCTGACGATCCCGTCCTCATCGATGAGGGCAAAAAG AGCTTTTGGTTGGAGAAATCTACTGGGAAGAAGTGTTACATGTTGTCCGCGATGGATTTGAAGATCACATGGAGTGATTCTCCCGCGTATTGGCAATGGGTTACAGTTCCTGAATCTAA GTTTGAGAAAGTAGCAGAGCTTTGTAACGTGTGTTGGTTCGAGATTCGCGGCAAGATAAGTGTTAGAATGCTGTCTAAGGGGACGCGTTACTCTGTTTACTTAGTGTTCAAGAGAGCGAGTAGTAGGTCATACGGTTTCGACCACACGCCTATTGAAGCTGAAGTTGGGTTTGCGGGGAAGGAGGTTAGGAAGACGTTTGTGTTTCTCGAACCGAGCGATACGGATCCGCGCAGCGGTTATGGTTACTCTGGAGTTTCGTTAGCAGCTGTGTCTAGAGCGTTTAGGACGAGGCGTCCGTGGATGAGGTTTCCGAGggaagaagttgaaggagagAGGGAGAGTGGTGGGAACGTGGAGGAGCCCAAGGAGAGAGGTGATAAGTGGAGTGAAGTGAAGCTGGGGAGTTTTTACATTAACGATGGAGGTTGTGATGATGGCGATGAGATTGAGGTAGCTATTATGGAGACTCGGATGGGACAGTGGAAGAGTGGTCTGCTTTTCCAGGGGATTGAGATAAGGCCtgtgaaagaagaagaagtaactAAATGA
- the LOC106428505 gene encoding F-box protein At2g02240, with protein sequence MEATMGQSHGRESIISGPSPFDSLPVDCISSIISFTSPRDACNAASVSKTLESAAKSDSLWEKFLPSEYTSLVPQYSRVFSSKKELYFALCDEPLLIEDGKKSFWLEKASGKRCIMISPKEVSITWGSSPEHWQWISIPESRFEKIAELIDVCWFEIRGGMHTRYLTPGTRYSVYIVFNTKNGCPGLGDLPVDAGVGLVGQESPQKLIYFVGPRGRDRRRDVTRPEARDDGWMEAELGQFYNDSCCDDISLSVVKTNTPDWKSGLIIQGFEFRPAKTR encoded by the exons ATGGAGGCAACGATGGGGCAAAGTCATGGCAGAGAAAGCATCATCTCCGGGCCGTCACCGTTCGATTCATTGCCGGTGGATTGCATCTCCAGCATTATCTCCTTCACGAGTCCACGAGACGCGTGCAACGCCGCTTCTGTTTCGAAAACGTTAGAATCGGCGGCTAAATCCGATAGCCTATGGGAGAAGTTTCTTCCATCGGAATATACATCTCTGGTTCCACAATACTCGCGAGTTTTCTCGTCCAAGAAGGAGCTCTATTTCGCTCTCTGCGATGAGCCTCTTCTCATCGAAGATGGCAAAAAG AGCTTCTGGTTAGAGAAAGCGAGTGGGAAAAGATGTATTATGATATCTCCAAAGGAAGTGTCAATCACATGGGGAAGTAGTCCCGAACATTGGCAATGGATATCAATTCCTGAATCTAG GTTTGAAAAAATAGCTGAGCTAATCGATGTATGTTGGTTTGAGATTCGTGGAGGGATGCACACTCGTTACCTAACTCCTGGAACTCGTTACTCGGTTTACATCGTGTTCAATACAAAGAACGGATGTCCTGGATTGGGAGATTTGCCGGTAGATGCTGGAGTTGGGTTAGTTGGACAAGAGTCTCCTCAAAAGTTGATATACTTTGTTGGGCCTCGTGGTCGTGATCGAAGGAGAGATGTAACGAGGCCAGAGGCGAGGGACGATGGGTGGATGGAAGCTGAACTTGGTCAGTTCTACAATGATTCTTGTTGTGATGATATCTCGCTAAGTGTTGTTAAGACCAACACTCCTGATTGGAAAAGTGGTTTGATCATTCAAGGATTTGAATTTCGCCCTGCGAAAACCCGGTAA
- the LOC106428474 gene encoding ATP-dependent DNA helicase DDX11-like isoform X1, with amino-acid sequence MSINLVLVYACVVGQCNMKEMIDKTQLAEEKQEFPAFPYEPYSIQIDFMNALYRFLDKGGVSMLESPTGTGKSLSIICSALQWLLDRNEKINNNSGSSDKVVVDGEEEDESEPDWIRNFTVNSHDDAKTNRKSPFRVKKHAKEKRVPQAFSGGDSDARKGEEEVSGEANEQEFCLQEYESEEDYSSSSSSSKRKPLGGGYYTSSEDEEDGKECEEEGGLKVFYCSRTHSQLSQFVKELRKTVFAQKVRVVCLGSRKNMCINEDVLKLGNVGRINERCLDLQKKKTSLASKKKKNLGTNVKGGRTKSSSCRCPMLRKQSLQREFKAEILQQEAMDIEDLVQLGREMRTCPYYGSRRVAPAADLIILPYQSLLSKSSQESLGLNLKSSVVIIDEAHNLADTLLSMHDAKITMSQLEDVHSSIESYLGRFQNLLGAGNRRYIQTLLILIRALLKPLATTSDSDLNSGNSGPDPSKSKACGGCSMAINDFLFSLNIDNINLVKLLAYIKQSNIIHKVSGYGERVAMLQKDPAAHEEMSKLSSFRAFSDILVALTHNNGDGRIIVSKMSSSTSGQQGGYIKYVMLTGAKLFSEVVDEAHAVVLAGGTLQPIEETRERLFPWLPSNQLQFFSCSHIVPSESIMPVAVSHGPSGLSFDFSHSSRSSTEMIQELGLLMSNLVALVPEGVIVFFSSFEYETQVHTAWTNSGILRRIMKKKRVFREPRRNTEVEAVLRDYKEAIESERGAIMLAVVGGKVSEGINFSDGMCRCVVMVGLPYPSPSDIELLERIKHIEGLGDTESSKPCLTLVDDSYYSGDVREGFGVLRSCRRRGKEYYENLCMKAVNQSIGRAIRHAKDYSAILLVDARYANDPAKRTSHPSSKLPKWIKDHLIYSTKGYGDVHRLLHQFFKHKNVQKSS; translated from the exons ATGTCAATTAATTTGGTTCTGGTTTATGCTTGTGTAGTAGGCCAATGCAATATGAAGGAGATGATTGATAAAACACAGTTGGCGGAGGAGAAACAAGAGTTCCCGGCGTTTCCGTACGAGCCCTACTCGATCCAAATCGATTTCATGAACGCGCTCTATCGTTTTCTCGACAAGGGAGGCGTCTCCATGCTCGAAAGCCCCACTG GTACTGGAAAATCTCTAAGCATTATCTGCAGTGCTCTACAGTGGCTGCTCGACCGCAATGAGAAAATAAACAACAACTCAGGATCATCCGATAAGGTGGTTgttgatggtgaagaagaagatgaatccGAGCCCGATTGGATTCGAAATTTCACTGTCAATAGCCATGATGATGCCAAGACCAATAGGAAATCTCCGTTTAGGGTCAAGAAACACGCCAAGGAGAAAAGAGTTCCCCAAGCCTTCTCCGGAGGAGATTCTGATGCCAGAAAGGGAGAGGAGGAGGTTTCTGGTGAGGCGAACGAGCAGGAGTTTTGTTTGCAAGAATACGAAAGCGAAGAGGattattcatcatcatcatcatcttcaaagagAAAACCCTTGGGAGGAGGTTACTACACCTCTTcagaggatgaggaagatggcAAGGAATGCGAAGAAGAAGGAGGACTCAAGGTTTTCTATTGCAGCCGGACTCACTCGCAGCTTTCTCAATTCGTCAAGGAGCTGAGGAAGACTGTATTCGCCCAAAAAGTCAGAGTTGTATGTCTAGGCTCTCGAAAGAACATGTGCATAAACGAAG ATGTCCTTAAGCTTGGGAACGTGGGCAGAATCAACGAGAGGTGCTTGGATTtgcaaaagaagaagacatctcTAGCCTCTAAAAAGAAGAAG AATTTAGGTACAAACGTTAAGGGAGGACGAACCAAATCATCATCTTGCAGATGCCCAATGCTTAGGAAACAGTCACTACAGAGAGAGTTCAAGGCTGAGATTCTCCAGCAAGAAGCCATGGACATTGAGGATCTTGTCCAGCTTGGACGAGAGATGAGAACTTGTCCATACTATGGCTCTAGAAGAGTGGCCCCTGCAGCTGATCTTATTATTCTTCCGTACCAGTCTCTTCTGTCAAAGTCTTCGCAAGAATCTCTTGGCCTGAACTTGAAAAGCAGTGTTGTCATAATAGACGAGGCTCACAATTTGGCTGACACTCTTCTCAGTATGCACGACGCAAAAATAACAATGTCACAG TTGGAAGATGTACACAGCAGCATAGAGAGTTATCTAGGAAGATTCCAGAATCTCTTGGGAGCTGGAAACCGTAGATATATCCAAACTCTGTTGATTCTCATCCGAGCTCTCCTCAAACCTCTTGCCACCACCAGTGACAGTGATCTCAACAGTGGAAATAGTGGGCCTGATCCCTCTAAAAGCAAGGCTTGTGGTGGTTGCTCGATGGCGATAAATGACTTTCTATTCTCTCTGAATATAGACAATATAAACCTGGTCAAGTTACTCGCCTATATAAAGCAAAGCAATATCATTCATAAG GTGAGTGGATATGGAGAGAGAGTTGCTATGTTGCAGAAAGACCCAGCGGCCCATGAGGAAATGAGCAAGCTATCAAGCTTTAGAGCTTTTTCTGATATATTGGTGGCACTCACTCATAACAATGGTGATGGGCGGATCATAGTCTCAAAGATGAGTTCGTCTACCTCTGGCCAACAAGGAGGCTACATTAAATACGTCATGCTCACTGGAGCGAAGTTATTCTCAGAG GTGGTGGATGAAGCTCACGCTGTCGTATTGGCCGGTGGGACTCTTCAACCTATAGAAGAGACAAGGGAACGACTCTTTCCGTGGCTACCATCAAATCAGCTGCAGTTCTTCTCTTGTAGTCACATTGTTCCCTCTGAGAGTATAATGCCAGTCGCAGTTTCACATGGTCCGTCTGGTCTGTCTTTTGACTTTAGCCACAGTTCAAGAAGCTCAACAGAAATG ATACAGGAGTTGGGACTATTGATGAGTAACCTGGTGGCATTGGTTCCTGAAGGAGTTAtcgtcttcttctcctcctttgaGTATGAAACACAGGTACACACAGCGTGGACCAACTCGGGGATACTCAGAAGAATAATGAAGAAGAAGCGTGTGTTTAGAGAACCCAGAAGAAACACTGAAGTCGAAGCTGTTCTCAGAGATTACAAGGAAGCGATAGAAAGCGAAAGAGGCGCAATAATGCTAGCTGTGGTTGGTGGGAAGGTGTCAGAAGGAATCAACTTCAGCGATGGCATGTGTCGCTGCGTTGTGATGGTTGGTCTGCCTTATCCCAGCCCTTCTGACATTGAGCTATTAGAGAGAATAAAGCACATAGAAGGTCTTGGAGATACGGAATCGTCGAAACCTTGTCTGACTTTGGTTGACGACTCATACTACAGTGGAGATGTTCGAGAAGGGTTTGGGGTATTAAGGAGCTGCAGACGGAGAGGGAAAGAGTACTATGAGAATCTGTGTATGAAAGCAGTTAACCAATCAATCG GTAGGGCAATAAGGCACGCAAAGGACTATTCAGCCATTTTACTGGTAGATGCTCGATACGCGAATGATCCTGCCAAAAGAACATCTCATCCATCCAGCAAGCTCCCAAAGTGGATCAAAGATCATCTTATTTATTCCACCAAAGGCTATGGAGACGTTCACAGACTGTTGCACCAATtctttaaacataaaaatgtcCAAAAATCATCCTGA
- the LOC106428474 gene encoding ATP-dependent DNA helicase DDX11-like isoform X2 — MKEMIDKTQLAEEKQEFPAFPYEPYSIQIDFMNALYRFLDKGGVSMLESPTGTGKSLSIICSALQWLLDRNEKINNNSGSSDKVVVDGEEEDESEPDWIRNFTVNSHDDAKTNRKSPFRVKKHAKEKRVPQAFSGGDSDARKGEEEVSGEANEQEFCLQEYESEEDYSSSSSSSKRKPLGGGYYTSSEDEEDGKECEEEGGLKVFYCSRTHSQLSQFVKELRKTVFAQKVRVVCLGSRKNMCINEDVLKLGNVGRINERCLDLQKKKTSLASKKKKNLGTNVKGGRTKSSSCRCPMLRKQSLQREFKAEILQQEAMDIEDLVQLGREMRTCPYYGSRRVAPAADLIILPYQSLLSKSSQESLGLNLKSSVVIIDEAHNLADTLLSMHDAKITMSQLEDVHSSIESYLGRFQNLLGAGNRRYIQTLLILIRALLKPLATTSDSDLNSGNSGPDPSKSKACGGCSMAINDFLFSLNIDNINLVKLLAYIKQSNIIHKVSGYGERVAMLQKDPAAHEEMSKLSSFRAFSDILVALTHNNGDGRIIVSKMSSSTSGQQGGYIKYVMLTGAKLFSEVVDEAHAVVLAGGTLQPIEETRERLFPWLPSNQLQFFSCSHIVPSESIMPVAVSHGPSGLSFDFSHSSRSSTEMIQELGLLMSNLVALVPEGVIVFFSSFEYETQVHTAWTNSGILRRIMKKKRVFREPRRNTEVEAVLRDYKEAIESERGAIMLAVVGGKVSEGINFSDGMCRCVVMVGLPYPSPSDIELLERIKHIEGLGDTESSKPCLTLVDDSYYSGDVREGFGVLRSCRRRGKEYYENLCMKAVNQSIGRAIRHAKDYSAILLVDARYANDPAKRTSHPSSKLPKWIKDHLIYSTKGYGDVHRLLHQFFKHKNVQKSS; from the exons ATGAAGGAGATGATTGATAAAACACAGTTGGCGGAGGAGAAACAAGAGTTCCCGGCGTTTCCGTACGAGCCCTACTCGATCCAAATCGATTTCATGAACGCGCTCTATCGTTTTCTCGACAAGGGAGGCGTCTCCATGCTCGAAAGCCCCACTG GTACTGGAAAATCTCTAAGCATTATCTGCAGTGCTCTACAGTGGCTGCTCGACCGCAATGAGAAAATAAACAACAACTCAGGATCATCCGATAAGGTGGTTgttgatggtgaagaagaagatgaatccGAGCCCGATTGGATTCGAAATTTCACTGTCAATAGCCATGATGATGCCAAGACCAATAGGAAATCTCCGTTTAGGGTCAAGAAACACGCCAAGGAGAAAAGAGTTCCCCAAGCCTTCTCCGGAGGAGATTCTGATGCCAGAAAGGGAGAGGAGGAGGTTTCTGGTGAGGCGAACGAGCAGGAGTTTTGTTTGCAAGAATACGAAAGCGAAGAGGattattcatcatcatcatcatcttcaaagagAAAACCCTTGGGAGGAGGTTACTACACCTCTTcagaggatgaggaagatggcAAGGAATGCGAAGAAGAAGGAGGACTCAAGGTTTTCTATTGCAGCCGGACTCACTCGCAGCTTTCTCAATTCGTCAAGGAGCTGAGGAAGACTGTATTCGCCCAAAAAGTCAGAGTTGTATGTCTAGGCTCTCGAAAGAACATGTGCATAAACGAAG ATGTCCTTAAGCTTGGGAACGTGGGCAGAATCAACGAGAGGTGCTTGGATTtgcaaaagaagaagacatctcTAGCCTCTAAAAAGAAGAAG AATTTAGGTACAAACGTTAAGGGAGGACGAACCAAATCATCATCTTGCAGATGCCCAATGCTTAGGAAACAGTCACTACAGAGAGAGTTCAAGGCTGAGATTCTCCAGCAAGAAGCCATGGACATTGAGGATCTTGTCCAGCTTGGACGAGAGATGAGAACTTGTCCATACTATGGCTCTAGAAGAGTGGCCCCTGCAGCTGATCTTATTATTCTTCCGTACCAGTCTCTTCTGTCAAAGTCTTCGCAAGAATCTCTTGGCCTGAACTTGAAAAGCAGTGTTGTCATAATAGACGAGGCTCACAATTTGGCTGACACTCTTCTCAGTATGCACGACGCAAAAATAACAATGTCACAG TTGGAAGATGTACACAGCAGCATAGAGAGTTATCTAGGAAGATTCCAGAATCTCTTGGGAGCTGGAAACCGTAGATATATCCAAACTCTGTTGATTCTCATCCGAGCTCTCCTCAAACCTCTTGCCACCACCAGTGACAGTGATCTCAACAGTGGAAATAGTGGGCCTGATCCCTCTAAAAGCAAGGCTTGTGGTGGTTGCTCGATGGCGATAAATGACTTTCTATTCTCTCTGAATATAGACAATATAAACCTGGTCAAGTTACTCGCCTATATAAAGCAAAGCAATATCATTCATAAG GTGAGTGGATATGGAGAGAGAGTTGCTATGTTGCAGAAAGACCCAGCGGCCCATGAGGAAATGAGCAAGCTATCAAGCTTTAGAGCTTTTTCTGATATATTGGTGGCACTCACTCATAACAATGGTGATGGGCGGATCATAGTCTCAAAGATGAGTTCGTCTACCTCTGGCCAACAAGGAGGCTACATTAAATACGTCATGCTCACTGGAGCGAAGTTATTCTCAGAG GTGGTGGATGAAGCTCACGCTGTCGTATTGGCCGGTGGGACTCTTCAACCTATAGAAGAGACAAGGGAACGACTCTTTCCGTGGCTACCATCAAATCAGCTGCAGTTCTTCTCTTGTAGTCACATTGTTCCCTCTGAGAGTATAATGCCAGTCGCAGTTTCACATGGTCCGTCTGGTCTGTCTTTTGACTTTAGCCACAGTTCAAGAAGCTCAACAGAAATG ATACAGGAGTTGGGACTATTGATGAGTAACCTGGTGGCATTGGTTCCTGAAGGAGTTAtcgtcttcttctcctcctttgaGTATGAAACACAGGTACACACAGCGTGGACCAACTCGGGGATACTCAGAAGAATAATGAAGAAGAAGCGTGTGTTTAGAGAACCCAGAAGAAACACTGAAGTCGAAGCTGTTCTCAGAGATTACAAGGAAGCGATAGAAAGCGAAAGAGGCGCAATAATGCTAGCTGTGGTTGGTGGGAAGGTGTCAGAAGGAATCAACTTCAGCGATGGCATGTGTCGCTGCGTTGTGATGGTTGGTCTGCCTTATCCCAGCCCTTCTGACATTGAGCTATTAGAGAGAATAAAGCACATAGAAGGTCTTGGAGATACGGAATCGTCGAAACCTTGTCTGACTTTGGTTGACGACTCATACTACAGTGGAGATGTTCGAGAAGGGTTTGGGGTATTAAGGAGCTGCAGACGGAGAGGGAAAGAGTACTATGAGAATCTGTGTATGAAAGCAGTTAACCAATCAATCG GTAGGGCAATAAGGCACGCAAAGGACTATTCAGCCATTTTACTGGTAGATGCTCGATACGCGAATGATCCTGCCAAAAGAACATCTCATCCATCCAGCAAGCTCCCAAAGTGGATCAAAGATCATCTTATTTATTCCACCAAAGGCTATGGAGACGTTCACAGACTGTTGCACCAATtctttaaacataaaaatgtcCAAAAATCATCCTGA